The genome window TTTTTATTAGAAACTCATTTAGTATCAAGGGCATGCATGATCTTACCATGAAACCGCCCCAGAGCAATTCACGTGTCAGGTACTTGTAGCCAATGTCTCGTCTTTGGTTATTGCGCAGACTAATGTAGTCCAACCCTagcataaaatcaattaatgtGGGCTTTCGTCCCGTCTTTAAAAAGCGAAAATAGTTGAGCACATTTAGGACTAGGGCGCTGTTCTCCGCCCAAGTGATGGCTTGGCTAAACCATTCCACACGATGGGATAAACGTCTTTCCTCCCAGCTCTTAACGTAACCGGGCAGCACAGTGAGGGCAAAGTGTAGCACCAAACGGGATACTGTCAGCTTCTCAGCATCGTAGGCCAAGACAAGTAATTGTTGTCCAAAAGTCGAGCATCGTTTGCCTACAGAGCCAAACCAAATGGCTGACTGTATCAGTAAATCCAATTCTGgttgtattttaataaacaacacTGGCTGCAGTAGAGATTAAGTATTATGGCATATGCTTTATCTATTGCGGTTACTTCCTCACCGATATCGCTTGTAAGTTCTCAAGCAGATTATCCCGTATCATTCGAGTGATATCTTTGTTGAGGTAAATGGCATCTACCTGAGAATTGGAATTGTCTgtattatatgtttattttgtatctCAGTTAGTATTACCTGATTTACGCGCggcacatatttat of Drosophila nasuta strain 15112-1781.00 chromosome 3, ASM2355853v1, whole genome shotgun sequence contains these proteins:
- the LOC132789787 gene encoding peroxisome biogenesis factor 2; amino-acid sequence: MLAKNKYVPRVNQVDAIYLNKDITRMIRDNLLENLQAISPVLFIKIQPELDLLIQSAIWFGSVGKRCSTFGQQLLVLAYDAEKLTVSRLVLHFALTVLPGYVKSWEERRLSHRVEWFSQAITWAENSALVLNVLNYFRFLKTGRKPTLIDFMLGLDYISLRNNQRRDIGYKYLTRELLWGGFMEILGLLLPIINFRKINRLLKAGFFGNESQGGWRRESIAREPIAAKMLVNTSCSYCGERPTLPHHIGCGHIYCYYCLSANLLTDANFGCTKCGAICPEKGLQSV